A stretch of the Halalkalicoccus subterraneus genome encodes the following:
- a CDS encoding inorganic diphosphatase, whose translation MANLWEDLETGPNSPEEIYAVVECLKGERNKYEYDKDIPAVVLDRVLHSNVHYP comes from the coding sequence CCTCTGGGAAGACTTGGAGACGGGACCGAACTCGCCCGAAGAGATCTACGCGGTCGTCGAGTGTCTCAAGGGAGAGCGCAACAAGTACGAGTACGACAAGGACATCCCGGCCGTGGTGCTGGATCGGGTGCTGCACTCGAACGTCCACTACCC